In Andreesenia angusta, the following are encoded in one genomic region:
- the minC gene encoding septum site-determining protein MinC, translating to MNNKLVNFRGNSDGIIISIKKGEMSGIITEIENKLNESRDFFRGAKVKEISGEELDFDSLKSIEDILVNKYGMVVLDSSEVEIKKNRRKSRAEKSKKIEKGSFVENMLKANSKEGKTKFIEATVRSGQLIEYSGNIVVLGDVNPGGVLSASGNIIVLGALKGIARAGSDGDKEALVAAFSLEPTQLQIADVISRKPDEEVDKPEWPEIAKIQDGMIVIESYLKRNSRK from the coding sequence ATGAACAACAAGCTGGTCAACTTTAGAGGGAATAGCGATGGGATAATTATATCTATCAAAAAGGGCGAGATGAGTGGTATAATAACAGAGATAGAGAATAAGTTAAATGAATCAAGGGATTTCTTCAGAGGAGCAAAAGTAAAGGAAATATCAGGAGAAGAGCTCGACTTTGATAGTTTAAAGAGCATAGAGGATATACTGGTAAACAAATACGGAATGGTAGTTCTAGACAGCTCAGAGGTTGAAATCAAGAAAAACAGAAGAAAGTCTAGGGCCGAGAAGTCCAAGAAGATAGAGAAAGGCAGCTTTGTGGAGAACATGTTGAAAGCAAATTCAAAAGAAGGAAAAACCAAGTTCATAGAGGCGACTGTCAGGTCAGGGCAGCTTATAGAGTACAGTGGCAATATAGTGGTGCTAGGCGATGTAAATCCAGGTGGAGTACTTTCAGCCAGTGGAAATATAATTGTGCTGGGAGCGCTTAAGGGAATAGCAAGGGCTGGAAGCGACGGGGACAAGGAAGCTCTTGTGGCGGCTTTTAGCCTGGAGCCTACTCAGCTTCAAATAGCCGACGTGATCTCTAGGAAGCCGGACGAAGAAGTAGATAAGCCGGAATGGCCTGAAATAGCCAAGATTCAAGATGGAATGATAGTAATAGAATCTTATTTAAAGAGAAATTCAAGAAAATAG
- the minE gene encoding cell division topological specificity factor MinE, whose protein sequence is MEIFKFFSKEKKSKNVAKERLKLVLIHDRNNVSPILLENIKHDIIEAVSKYMEIDGEGMDLKFSRTKRDIDSAPISALVANIPIVKIKEDNSK, encoded by the coding sequence TTGGAGATTTTCAAGTTTTTTAGCAAAGAGAAAAAAAGCAAGAATGTAGCCAAAGAAAGGCTGAAACTGGTACTTATACACGACAGAAACAATGTCTCCCCAATACTTCTAGAGAACATAAAGCACGACATAATAGAAGCTGTTTCAAAGTATATGGAGATAGATGGAGAGGGAATGGATCTGAAATTCAGCAGAACTAAGAGAGACATAGACAGCGCTCCAATATCTGCGTTAGTGGCCAATATTCCGATAGTTAAAATAAAGGAAGACAATTCAAAGTAG
- the minD gene encoding septum site-determining protein MinD: MGEVIVITSGKGGVGKTTTTANIGTGLAIEGKSVAILDADIGLRNLDVVMGLENRIVYDIVDVVEGNCKLKQGLIKDKRHENLFLLPAAQTKDKTAINPEQMKSLVGELKEMVDYVIVDCPAGIEQGFQNAISGADRAIVVTTPEVSAVRDADRIIGLLEANGLENPKLIVNRIKQDMVNRGDMMNIDDMIEILAIDLIGVVPDDEFIVISSNKGEPAVLDSNSMAGKAYRNIVKRVMGEEVPLMNLDVEEGFIDKFKKLFFNKK; this comes from the coding sequence ATGGGAGAGGTTATAGTTATCACTTCAGGAAAGGGTGGCGTTGGAAAGACGACAACCACAGCTAACATAGGCACAGGACTTGCGATAGAAGGAAAGTCAGTGGCAATACTGGATGCGGATATAGGGCTTAGAAACCTGGATGTGGTCATGGGGCTTGAGAACAGAATAGTCTACGATATAGTCGACGTGGTCGAAGGAAACTGCAAGCTCAAGCAAGGGCTTATAAAAGACAAGAGACATGAGAACCTGTTTCTGCTCCCGGCAGCTCAGACAAAAGACAAGACAGCTATAAATCCAGAACAGATGAAATCCCTAGTTGGAGAGCTAAAGGAGATGGTGGACTACGTAATAGTGGACTGTCCTGCTGGAATAGAGCAAGGATTCCAGAACGCCATATCTGGGGCTGACAGAGCTATAGTTGTGACTACGCCGGAAGTTTCAGCCGTGAGAGACGCCGACAGGATAATAGGGCTCTTGGAGGCAAATGGGTTGGAAAATCCAAAACTGATAGTCAACAGAATTAAGCAGGACATGGTAAACCGTGGCGACATGATGAACATAGATGACATGATAGAGATATTGGCTATAGACCTTATAGGTGTCGTTCCAGACGACGAGTTTATAGTTATATCTAGCAACAAGGGGGAGCCAGCGGTCCTAGACTCTAACTCCATGGCTGGAAAGGCATACAGAAACATAGTGAAGAGGGTTATGGGAGAAGAAGTCCCACTTATGAACCTAGACGTAGAAGAAGGGTTTATAGATAAATTCAAGAAGCTGTTCTTCAATAAGAAGTAG
- a CDS encoding TIGR03960 family B12-binding radical SAM protein, whose amino-acid sequence MKNENIERILLEVEKPSRYVGGEINSIKKDINENTIRFVMGFPDVYEVGMSHLGSHILYNLINTVEDVACERAYAPWIDMEAKMREHSIPLYGLESGDPLSKFDFVGFTLQYEMSYTNILNMLELSNIPLRWSERGEGDPLVVAGGPCAYNPEPLANIVDFFVIGEGEEVNLEILDIYREMKKGEYTREAYLKRIAQVEGIYVPKFYEAEYNEDGTLKSFEPISEEFPKTVTKRIVEDLDSAYFPDRFVVPYIESVHDRAMVEIFRGCTRGCRFCQAGTIYRPIRERSVETIMNHSRTLLQNTGYDEVSLASLSTSDYSDIEGLVSRMMDEYKDKKIALSLPSLRLDKFPIEMIEEIQKVRKTGLTFAPEAGSQRLRDVINKGIQESDLIESTRNAFRRGWSTVKLYFMIGLPTETDEDVMGIKELAYKVKDEFFAIPREERKGNLKVTASTSCFVPKPFTPYQWFPQDTVEEFDRKTLMLRKSIRDSKVNYNSHDSKLSFLEAVIARGDRKIGEVLIEAHKRGCRFDGWSEHFNYEKWMESFESLGIDPHFYANRERDYEELFPWDFINTGVTKEYLIKENEKSKMAELTKDCRLGCTGCGVNNTFTGGVC is encoded by the coding sequence ATGAAAAACGAGAATATAGAGAGAATACTTTTAGAAGTAGAAAAACCCAGTAGATATGTCGGGGGAGAGATAAACTCGATAAAAAAAGATATAAATGAAAATACTATAAGATTTGTGATGGGATTTCCCGATGTATACGAAGTTGGGATGTCTCACCTTGGATCGCATATACTCTACAACTTGATTAACACGGTTGAAGACGTAGCGTGCGAGAGGGCATATGCACCGTGGATAGATATGGAAGCGAAGATGAGAGAGCACAGCATACCGCTTTACGGACTGGAGAGCGGAGATCCGCTTTCAAAGTTTGACTTTGTTGGATTCACGCTGCAGTACGAGATGAGCTACACCAACATACTGAATATGCTTGAACTCTCCAATATACCGCTTAGATGGAGCGAGAGAGGCGAAGGCGACCCTCTTGTAGTGGCAGGAGGGCCTTGTGCCTACAACCCTGAGCCTCTAGCCAATATAGTGGACTTCTTCGTAATAGGTGAAGGGGAAGAGGTGAACCTTGAAATCCTGGATATATACAGAGAGATGAAAAAGGGCGAGTACACAAGAGAGGCTTATTTGAAGAGGATAGCGCAAGTAGAGGGGATATATGTGCCTAAGTTCTACGAAGCCGAGTACAACGAAGATGGAACGCTTAAGTCCTTCGAGCCTATAAGTGAAGAATTTCCTAAGACTGTTACAAAGAGAATAGTGGAGGACCTGGATAGTGCATATTTCCCAGATAGATTTGTAGTGCCTTATATAGAGTCTGTACACGACAGGGCCATGGTGGAGATATTCAGAGGCTGTACCAGAGGCTGCAGATTCTGTCAGGCTGGTACAATATACAGGCCTATAAGAGAGAGAAGTGTGGAGACTATAATGAATCATTCCAGGACATTGCTCCAAAACACAGGATACGACGAGGTGTCGCTGGCTTCGCTTAGCACAAGCGACTACTCCGACATAGAGGGGCTAGTCTCTAGGATGATGGACGAGTACAAAGACAAGAAGATAGCCTTATCACTTCCTTCACTTAGACTGGACAAATTCCCTATAGAGATGATAGAGGAGATACAGAAAGTCAGAAAGACGGGGCTCACTTTCGCACCAGAGGCCGGCAGCCAGAGGCTCAGAGACGTGATAAACAAGGGCATACAGGAGAGCGACCTTATAGAGTCCACTAGAAACGCCTTCAGAAGAGGCTGGTCTACGGTTAAGCTTTACTTTATGATAGGCCTTCCTACAGAGACAGACGAAGACGTTATGGGTATAAAGGAGCTGGCATATAAAGTAAAAGATGAGTTTTTTGCAATACCGAGAGAAGAGAGAAAGGGTAATCTCAAAGTCACAGCGAGCACTTCGTGTTTTGTACCTAAGCCGTTTACACCTTATCAGTGGTTCCCTCAAGACACGGTTGAGGAGTTCGATAGAAAGACGCTTATGCTCAGGAAAAGCATAAGAGACAGCAAAGTCAACTACAACAGTCACGACAGCAAACTGAGCTTTCTAGAGGCTGTAATAGCTAGGGGAGACAGGAAGATAGGAGAAGTCTTGATAGAGGCCCACAAGAGAGGATGCAGATTCGACGGATGGAGCGAGCACTTCAACTACGAAAAGTGGATGGAGTCTTTCGAATCGCTTGGAATAGACCCTCATTTCTACGCCAACAGAGAAAGAGACTATGAAGAACTGTTCCCTTGGGACTTTATAAACACCGGGGTGACTAAAGAGTACCTCATAAAAGAAAATGAGAAGAGCAAGATGGCGGAACTTACAAAAGACTGTAGGCTTGGATGTACGGGCTGCGGTGTAAACAATACTTTTACAGGTGGGGTTTGTTAA